The segment CGGAATCGAGCCAGATGTGCTCGAGAACGTCGTGCGCCGCGTAATACTCCTGCGCGTTGAAAAGCCGGAAGTATTCGATGTAGCAAGGATGCCGGCCTCCGCGCGGTTCGAGGTGCGCAATTTGCGCGGCGATCCTGTCGTGTTTTCCCATGATGCTTGCGCCGGCCAAGAGACCACAGGCGGCGCGGGGGTGACAGGGCAAAATGGAGCGGGCTGGTTTGATGGCGCGAAACCGCTAAGCTGACGCTGTTTTGATGGAAAGCACCTGGTTTGTCTGGCTGGCGGCGGGCTTGTTGCTTGCGGCGGCCGGTTCCCTGCTCGGCTCCCTCGAGGCGGTGCTCTGGCAGACGCCGCGCGAGCGCATGGACCAATGGCCGGCCTCGCCGCGGCTCCGGTTGCGGGCGGCCGACTTCGCACATCCGCGCGATTGCCTCTTCACGTTTTTCGCCCTAGGTAGTGCGCTGGCGCGGGGAACGGGCTGGTGGGCGTTATGGACGGCCGGCTTGCTCGCGTCGCGGCAAGTTGCCGGTCCGGCGTGGGCTTGGATCCTGGGGCTTCTCGGCGCGGTGGTGCTCGTCGAGGTGTTGCCCTGCGCATTGGCCGCGCGCCGTCCGCGGGCTTGGGAGCGTCCGCTTTTGCGGGTCGGCGCCGTTGTCTGGCGCGTGTTCGGCCCGTTTTTCGACCGCATCCAGCAGCTCGTGGCGTTCGTGGCGCGCAAAATTTTCCCATGGTCGCTCGAATCGCGAGCGCAGCTTGGTCCCGAGGAAGTGGAAACGCTGGTGCGGGTGCGCGAGGAGGAGGGCCGGTTCACGATGCAGGAGGCGGAAGTTCTCACCGAAGTGCTGCGGCTGAGTCGCGCCACGGTCCGGCACTACATGATGCCGCGTGTCGATGTGATGTTCATCGAGGACGAGATGAGCAACGACGATGTGCGTGCGTTGCTGGTGAAGAACAATGTCCGCCGCGCACCAGTCGTCGGGGAAACGCCGGACGAGGTCGTCGGCCTGCTCGACACCCGCACGTTCGGCCGTCTGCCGACGGGAATGCACTTCACCGAGGCCCTGCTCCCGCCATCCTTCGTGCCCGAGACCATGGAGGCCAGCACGCTGTTGGCCGGTTTCCTCAAGCACCGACAGCCGCTGGCCGTGGTGCTCGACGAGTTCGGCGGTGTCGAGGGCGTGGTCACACTGGAGGATTTCATCGAGGAAATCCTCGAGGGGGCCGCGCCGCGCGTGGAGTCCGACCTTTACATCGAGCAGCTCGGCGACGGCCGCCTGCTCGCCGCGGGCAATGCACGGCTCGACGATTTGGGGGAATATCTCGGTTTCGACGCGACCCGCGAAGGGATCGAGACGATCGGCGGATACGTGATCCATCAACTCGGCAGGCTCCCGAGGCAGGGATCCTCGGTGCGCTTGGGTCCGTGGAAAGTCACCGTGCGTTCGATGGCGCAACGACGTGTGCGCGAGGTGGCCTTGAAGCGCGTGCGCCTCTTGCAGGAGGAGGAGTCATGACGTTTTTCCTCACCGCCGTGTTGCTTGCGGGATCCTTCGTGTTTTCCGGGCTCGACGCGGCCTGGCAGGCGCTCGACCGCGTGCGCTTGCGCCATCGCGTGGACAAAGGCGACCGTCGCGCCAGGACCATGCTGTCGTGGGATCCGGTGCGGCCGCAGGCGGATCTTGTGCTCGCCTGGACCAGCCATGCCCTCGGTGCCGGTGCGCTCGCGCTGTTCGCATCATCCGCGGGAACTTGGTGGTGGTCGGTTCCGGCAATTTTCGTCCCCCTCTACGCGCTTCTTGTCGGTGTGTTGGCGCGCCAGATTTTCCGGCGCCTGCCCTTTTTCGTCCTCAGCCGCTTGTGGTGGCTGGTCGCTCTCGCAGGATCCTTTTGGGCGCCGCTCGCGCGGCCCGTGGCGCGGCTGCTTCGCCGCGTCCGTCCGGACCCCTTGCCGCGCCCTCCCGCGGCGGACGAACTTATGGCGCTGGCGGCGAAAACCGAAGGCATCTCGCCGCTCGAGCAATCGATGCTGCGCCGCGTGCTGGATTTCCGCCGCCTGACTGCTGGCGATCTCGCCGCGCCTGCGGAAAAATTTTCCTGCGCCCCGGCTGATGCCGTTCTCGGGGAATTGCTCGCGGACCGGCGCGTGGCGGATGCCGAGCATACGTTGGTTATCGGCTCCGACGGTCTTCCGCTCGGCGCCATGTCCTGTGGCGCGGCAGCCTTGTCCGGATCATTGGCGGCGCGCGCCCAGTCATTCGCGCGGCCGCTTGCCTCGTTCACTTCCGACCTTCCGGCTTGGAGTGCCCTGGCCAAACTGCGGCGGGCGCGGACACCCGTGGCCGAGGTGAGGGACGCGGGAACGGGGAAGTTTTTGGGGATCATCACCGACGAATCGCTCGTGGCCCGGTTGCTCGGCCAGGCGGTTTGAGGCGTGCAAACAGGCGCCCTCGCCGCCATATTCACGGGAATGTCTTCCGCTGACTCCGTTTATTCGCGCAAGAATCCGTTCCCGGCGCGCGTGACCAAATCAAAGCTTTTGACCGCCGCGGGATCGGGCAAAGAAACCTTGCACTTCGAGGTGTCGCTGGCCGGCTCGGGCTTGGCTTACGAGGTCGGGGATTCGCTCGGGGTTTTCCCCTCCAACGATCCCGCCGATGTCGATGCTGTGTTGTCGGCGGCGGGTTTGACAGGCGATGAACGCGTCGAAACCGCGAACGCGGACATCCGGGATGTGCTGAGCCGCCAACTCACGCTGCGCGAGCCTTCGCGCCAGTTGCTCGCGGCGATCCTGGAGAAATGCCCCGATGCACCCGAATTGGAAGAGTTGACCGACCCCGAGGCGAAATCGGTGATGCACGACTGGATCGACGGTCGCGAGGTGATCGACATTCTCGCGGCTTACCCACGGGCCAAGTTCACAGCGGACGAATTGGCGAAAGTTCTCCGCAAGCTCCAGCCGCGGCTCTACTCCATCGCGTCGTCGCCCAAGGCTCACCCCGAGTCCATCCACCTAACTGTTGCGATCGTGCGTTACGATCTTCACGGACGCCGACGGCATGGTGTGTGTTCGACCTACCTTGCCGACCGCGTGAACGACGGGACCATGCCGGTGTTCATCCACTCGGCAAAACACTTCCGGCCACCGGAAGATCCGTCGGTGCCGGTCATCATGGTCGGCCCGGGCACGGGCATCGCGCCGTTCCGCGCATTCTTGCAGGATCGCGAGGCGACAGGCGCGCCGGGCGAGACGTGGCTTTTCTTCGGCGACCGCAACCGCGCGACCGATTTTCTCTACGAGGAGGAAATTGAAGCATGGCTCGCCAAGGGCGTGCTGGGACGCCTGGACACCGCTTTTTCACGCGATCAGGCGCAGAAAATCTACGTGCAGCACCGCATGATGGAAAACGCGGCGGAGCTTTGGAAGTGGCTCGAGGACGGCGCGTATTTTTATGTCTGCGGCGACGCGTCGCGTATGGCCAAGGACGTGGACCAGGCCCTGCACCGCATTGTGAAACAGGCGGGCGACCGTCCGCCGGAAGATGCTGCGGCTTACGTCGAGGACTTGAAAAAAGCCAAACGATACCGGAAGGACGTGTATTGATGAGCGCCGCGAAACCACAGGCACTGCGCAAGGTGCACTTCACGGGCATCTGCGGGACGGCCATGGGCTCGCTGGCCGCGGCACTGCGCGACCGCGGGGTCGATGTCACCGGATCGGATGACAATGTTTATCCCCCGATGTCCACGTTCCTCCAGGGCAAAGGAATCGCCATCAGCAAGGGGTTCCGCCCGGAAAACCTTCCCGCCGACGCCGACTTCGTGGTCATCGGCAACGCCATGACGCGCGGAAATCCCGAAGTCGAAGCCGTCCTGAACCGCAAGCTGCTCTACTACTCGCTGCCCGAGGCGCTGAAATTTTTCTTCCTGCGCGGCAAACACAACCTCGTGGTGACCGGAACCCACGGAAAGACAACGACCACCTCGCTGCTGGCCTGGATCTTCGAGTCCGCCGGGCTCGCCCCCTCCTGGCTCATCGGCGGCATCCCGAACAATCTCGGCCAGGGCTGCCGCCTCGGGGATTCGAAATATTTCATCCTCGAAGGCGACGAGTATGACACGGCGTTTTTCGACAAGCGCTCGAAGTTCATCCACTACCTGCCCGAGTTGCTCATCGTGAACAACATCGAGTTCGACCATGCCGACATCTTCCGCGACCTAGAGGATGTGATGACCAGCTTCCGCCGCCTCGTCCAGATTGTCCCTTCGGAGGGCATGGTGCTGCTCAACGCCGACGACCCGAACTGCCGCGCGCTGGCCGAAAAGTGCCCGGCTCCGCTGGTCGAAGTCGGGTTCTCCCCGAATGCGGGAAACCATATCCGCGATGTCCACCTCGGACGCGACAGTTCGGGCTTCACGCTTTTCGGCGAGCGCTTCGAGATCCCGATGATCGGCGAATTCAACGTCCGCAACGCCGCGATGGCCGTTTCCGCCGCGCATTTTTACAATGTCCCGGTCGCGGAGATCCGCAAGGCCCTCAAGACTTTCACCGGCATCCGGCGTCGCCAGGAGGTTCGCGGGGAGGCGGGGGGCATCGCGGTGATCGATGACTTCGGCCATCATCCCACGGCCATCGCCCAGACGCTCGATGGCTTGCGGGTGAAGTATCCGGGCGCGAAGCTGTGGGCAGTGTTCGAGCCGCGATCCAACACCACGCGTCGCG is part of the Chthoniobacterales bacterium genome and harbors:
- a CDS encoding DUF309 domain-containing protein; this translates as MGKHDRIAAQIAHLEPRGGRHPCYIEYFRLFNAQEYYAAHDVLEHIWLDSEGEQYVFYKALIQFAGGFVHLQHHHREPQHRIHGKRLRPAARL
- a CDS encoding DUF21 domain-containing protein encodes the protein MTFFLTAVLLAGSFVFSGLDAAWQALDRVRLRHRVDKGDRRARTMLSWDPVRPQADLVLAWTSHALGAGALALFASSAGTWWWSVPAIFVPLYALLVGVLARQIFRRLPFFVLSRLWWLVALAGSFWAPLARPVARLLRRVRPDPLPRPPAADELMALAAKTEGISPLEQSMLRRVLDFRRLTAGDLAAPAEKFSCAPADAVLGELLADRRVADAEHTLVIGSDGLPLGAMSCGAAALSGSLAARAQSFARPLASFTSDLPAWSALAKLRRARTPVAEVRDAGTGKFLGIITDESLVARLLGQAV
- a CDS encoding sulfite reductase subunit alpha, with the translated sequence MSSADSVYSRKNPFPARVTKSKLLTAAGSGKETLHFEVSLAGSGLAYEVGDSLGVFPSNDPADVDAVLSAAGLTGDERVETANADIRDVLSRQLTLREPSRQLLAAILEKCPDAPELEELTDPEAKSVMHDWIDGREVIDILAAYPRAKFTADELAKVLRKLQPRLYSIASSPKAHPESIHLTVAIVRYDLHGRRRHGVCSTYLADRVNDGTMPVFIHSAKHFRPPEDPSVPVIMVGPGTGIAPFRAFLQDREATGAPGETWLFFGDRNRATDFLYEEEIEAWLAKGVLGRLDTAFSRDQAQKIYVQHRMMENAAELWKWLEDGAYFYVCGDASRMAKDVDQALHRIVKQAGDRPPEDAAAYVEDLKKAKRYRKDVY
- the mpl gene encoding UDP-N-acetylmuramate:L-alanyl-gamma-D-glutamyl-meso-diaminopimelate ligase, with translation MSAAKPQALRKVHFTGICGTAMGSLAAALRDRGVDVTGSDDNVYPPMSTFLQGKGIAISKGFRPENLPADADFVVIGNAMTRGNPEVEAVLNRKLLYYSLPEALKFFFLRGKHNLVVTGTHGKTTTTSLLAWIFESAGLAPSWLIGGIPNNLGQGCRLGDSKYFILEGDEYDTAFFDKRSKFIHYLPELLIVNNIEFDHADIFRDLEDVMTSFRRLVQIVPSEGMVLLNADDPNCRALAEKCPAPLVEVGFSPNAGNHIRDVHLGRDSSGFTLFGERFEIPMIGEFNVRNAAMAVSAAHFYNVPVAEIRKALKTFTGIRRRQEVRGEAGGIAVIDDFGHHPTAIAQTLDGLRVKYPGAKLWAVFEPRSNTTRRAVFQDSLPKAFAGADGVVLAKVARMDQLPENERLNPEKVVSDLRSAGKEAFYEAETAAIVERVCSLATRGDVIVVFSNGGFDNIHVKLLDALGRKA